One genomic region from Arthrobacter sp. FB24 encodes:
- a CDS encoding aldo/keto reductase — MQYRTLGNSGAVVSNYALGTMTFGAEATEETSFAILDDYFAAGGNFIDTADVYSQGVSEEIIGRWLAARPDVKDRAVLATKGRFPMGQAPNDLGTSRRHLTRALDDSLRRLGVEQIDLYQMHAWDPITPLEETLRFLHDSVSSGKIAYYGFSNFLGWQLTKAVHLAKAHGWSAPVTLQPQYSLLVREIESEIVPASLDAGIGLLPWSPLGGGWLSGKYKRDEAPAGATRLGENPKRGMEAWQARNDDPRTWEVIGTVEKIAADHGVSASQVALAWLADRPAVTSVILGARTTEQLADNLAAADLELTEEETRRLTEASQPRVGVYPYGPMAQEQRNRKIEGGR, encoded by the coding sequence ATGCAATACCGCACACTAGGCAACAGCGGCGCCGTCGTTTCCAATTACGCGCTGGGCACCATGACCTTTGGCGCAGAGGCCACCGAGGAAACATCCTTCGCCATTCTTGACGACTACTTTGCAGCAGGTGGCAACTTCATCGATACTGCGGACGTCTACAGCCAGGGCGTCTCGGAAGAGATCATCGGCCGCTGGCTGGCCGCCCGTCCCGACGTCAAGGACCGCGCCGTTCTGGCCACCAAGGGACGCTTCCCCATGGGGCAGGCCCCGAACGACCTCGGAACCTCCCGCCGCCACCTCACCCGGGCGCTGGACGACTCGCTGCGCCGTCTCGGCGTCGAACAGATCGACCTGTACCAGATGCACGCGTGGGACCCCATTACGCCCCTGGAGGAGACGCTGCGCTTCCTGCATGACTCCGTCAGCAGCGGCAAGATCGCCTACTACGGGTTCTCCAACTTCCTGGGCTGGCAGCTGACCAAGGCGGTGCACCTGGCCAAGGCCCATGGCTGGAGCGCGCCGGTAACACTGCAGCCGCAGTACAGCCTGCTGGTCCGGGAGATCGAATCAGAGATTGTTCCTGCGTCACTGGACGCGGGGATCGGGCTGCTGCCGTGGTCCCCCCTTGGCGGAGGCTGGCTCTCCGGCAAATACAAGCGCGATGAGGCTCCGGCCGGCGCGACCCGGCTGGGCGAGAACCCCAAGCGCGGCATGGAAGCCTGGCAGGCCCGCAACGACGATCCCCGCACCTGGGAGGTCATCGGAACGGTCGAGAAGATCGCGGCGGACCACGGAGTGAGCGCATCCCAGGTGGCACTGGCCTGGCTGGCGGACCGGCCGGCGGTTACGTCCGTGATCCTCGGCGCCCGCACCACGGAGCAGCTGGCGGACAACCTCGCAGCCGCGGACCTGGAGCTGACGGAGGAGGAGACCCGGCGGCTGACCGAGGCCAGCCAGCCACGGGTGGGCGTGTACCCGTACGGTCCCATGGCCCAGGAGCAACGCAACCGGAAGATTGAGGGCGGCCGGTAG
- a CDS encoding DUF3040 domain-containing protein has protein sequence MMPLSEHEKDILRQMEQSLHEDDPQFAARMEGQSWSLMRRIVLGALCVVCGFLAVIAGAALQIVYLGVAGFAAMVAGGYYASLGISPSRLPFGRPSLGLPGQSQHI, from the coding sequence ATGATGCCGCTTTCTGAACATGAAAAGGACATCCTCAGGCAGATGGAGCAGTCGCTTCACGAGGACGATCCGCAATTCGCCGCGCGCATGGAGGGCCAGTCCTGGTCGCTGATGCGGCGGATCGTCCTTGGTGCCCTGTGCGTGGTCTGCGGATTCCTTGCAGTGATCGCCGGCGCCGCCTTGCAGATTGTCTACCTGGGCGTCGCCGGGTTCGCCGCGATGGTGGCCGGCGGCTATTACGCATCCCTGGGCATCAGCCCGAGCAGGCTTCCTTTCGGCCGGCCGAGCCTTGGTTTGCCGGGCCAGTCGCAGCACATCTGA
- a CDS encoding universal stress protein gives MNTEERIVVGVDGSEFSTAALQLAGRMARSLNAPLEIITCLGTSDFYLASHMPAGRVPSMEELEETAKRLVDQAVERAFGAEPPARLSRTVKFGPPAKTLVDESRDAQLLVVGRRGEGGFLTQVMGSVSGACAAHAHCPVLVVGQDSKVAEPEPGPTSG, from the coding sequence ATGAACACTGAAGAACGCATTGTGGTGGGAGTGGACGGTTCCGAATTCTCCACGGCTGCCTTGCAGCTCGCCGGACGAATGGCCCGAAGCCTCAACGCCCCGCTGGAGATCATCACATGCCTGGGCACCTCTGATTTCTACCTCGCTTCGCACATGCCTGCCGGGCGGGTCCCCAGCATGGAGGAACTCGAAGAGACAGCCAAGCGCCTGGTGGACCAGGCCGTGGAAAGGGCCTTTGGGGCAGAACCTCCGGCGCGGCTGTCCCGCACCGTGAAGTTCGGTCCGCCGGCAAAGACCCTGGTCGATGAAAGCCGCGATGCGCAGCTGCTGGTGGTGGGCCGGCGAGGGGAAGGCGGGTTCCTCACCCAGGTCATGGGATCCGTCAGCGGAGCCTGCGCCGCGCACGCACACTGCCCGGTCCTCGTGGTGGGCCAGGACTCGAAGGTTGCCGAACCGGAACCGGGTCCCACGTCCGGGTGA
- a CDS encoding glycosyltransferase family 4 protein, with protein sequence MRIGLIAPPWLQVPPPRYGGTEVVVDGLARGLVAAGHDVLLAAPAGSTCPVPLVPDMPEPSFGSSATWSAGAELYHVALAYAALTDVDLVHDHTVAGPFFRYRPASLPVVTTNHGPFSSRLGDLYRLMGPDVAMVAISHRQAADAGGVRIARVIHHGIDVDAVPVGDGTGGYAAFLGRMSPDKGPREAILIARQAGFRLLLSARIQGREEQEYFDSQVAPLLGPEVEFLGELNVAEKYQLMGGAAAFLNPIQWPEPFGLVMIEALATGTPVVGTGSGAAPEIVDDGVTGYLRTGIDDLAEALTLAPGLDRAACRRAAELRFSVGRMVADHISLYEEILRDKRLDQSPAPSPPG encoded by the coding sequence GTGCGTATCGGACTGATCGCTCCCCCTTGGCTGCAGGTCCCGCCGCCCCGTTATGGCGGCACCGAAGTGGTGGTTGACGGGCTGGCCCGCGGACTCGTAGCCGCCGGTCATGACGTGCTGCTGGCCGCCCCGGCGGGAAGCACCTGCCCGGTTCCCCTTGTTCCGGACATGCCGGAGCCCAGCTTCGGTTCGTCGGCCACCTGGTCCGCTGGTGCCGAGCTTTACCATGTGGCCTTGGCCTATGCCGCCCTGACGGACGTGGACCTCGTCCACGACCACACGGTGGCCGGTCCCTTTTTCCGCTACCGCCCGGCCTCGCTTCCCGTGGTCACCACCAACCACGGGCCGTTCAGCTCGCGCCTTGGCGACCTCTACCGGCTGATGGGGCCGGATGTGGCCATGGTGGCCATTTCGCACCGGCAGGCGGCGGATGCCGGGGGTGTGCGGATCGCCCGGGTGATCCATCACGGAATCGACGTTGATGCCGTGCCGGTGGGAGACGGCACCGGCGGCTACGCGGCGTTCCTCGGGCGGATGAGCCCGGACAAAGGGCCGCGGGAGGCCATCCTCATCGCGCGGCAGGCCGGGTTCAGGCTTCTGCTGTCCGCCCGGATCCAAGGCCGGGAGGAACAGGAATACTTCGACAGCCAGGTTGCCCCGCTCCTTGGGCCGGAGGTGGAGTTCCTCGGAGAACTCAATGTCGCGGAAAAATATCAGCTCATGGGCGGTGCAGCGGCATTCCTCAACCCGATCCAGTGGCCCGAACCGTTCGGCCTGGTGATGATCGAAGCACTGGCAACGGGCACCCCGGTGGTGGGCACCGGTTCCGGTGCGGCCCCTGAAATAGTGGACGACGGCGTCACCGGTTATCTCCGGACCGGCATAGACGACCTCGCCGAGGCCCTGACCTTGGCCCCTGGCCTGGACCGGGCTGCCTGCCGCCGGGCCGCCGAGCTGCGCTTCAGCGTGGGCCGGATGGTGGCCGATCACATCTCATTGTATGAGGAGATATTGCGGGACAAGCGGTTGGATCAGTCGCCGGCCCCGTCCCCGCCCGGCTGA
- a CDS encoding GAF domain-containing sensor histidine kinase, with product MWREPIRRRTEDLLRDFVARADELVRAQDQMQGLLGAVVSLTEDLSLEAVLDRVVQSACELVGARYGALGVIDGDHELGHFITVGIDDDGVRLIGDLPTGRGVLGHLIRQPEALRLEDLTAHEMASGFPPNHPDMKTFLGVPVRVRGSVFGNLYLTDKLDGGPFTAEDQELASALAAAAGVAIENARLYEDTRRRQRWLEAGLEVSDQLSSAMFPGETDNLDLVAERALTVSDSILAVIAYPDADGMQRCRTMVGAQSLPAGQELPASKAIADVLETGLSALVRDPYEVFGPGTDEKLGPLLVAALGRKSGERGLLILARPPGGPLYLQSDIQSCAVFASRVGLALGLARARRRREEQLLSMDRDRIARDLHDLVIQRLFGAGLSMQSLRRYVPDPVAQERISAVTAELDSTIHELRDTIYSMRTGHGLKEPLTGLIMRTIHEGIRNSDFSPKVQLTGPVDEAVPDAVVEQLLPVLSEGLSNAVRHSGADEIEISLTARPDGVELRIADNGCGFENPDRISGIANMKHRARALGGECSITSSPGHGTRLTWTAPSR from the coding sequence ATGTGGCGTGAACCGATCCGCCGGCGCACCGAGGACCTGCTGCGCGACTTCGTGGCCCGGGCAGATGAATTGGTGCGCGCCCAGGACCAGATGCAGGGCCTGCTGGGTGCCGTGGTTTCGCTCACCGAAGACCTCAGCCTCGAAGCCGTCCTGGACCGTGTGGTGCAGTCAGCCTGCGAGCTGGTGGGCGCGCGCTACGGCGCGCTGGGCGTGATCGACGGCGATCATGAGCTGGGGCACTTCATCACGGTGGGAATCGACGACGACGGCGTCCGCCTGATCGGCGACCTCCCTACGGGACGCGGGGTACTGGGGCATCTGATCCGCCAACCAGAGGCACTGAGGCTGGAGGATCTGACCGCGCACGAAATGGCCAGCGGGTTCCCGCCCAACCACCCGGACATGAAGACATTCCTTGGGGTGCCGGTCAGGGTCCGCGGTTCCGTCTTCGGAAACCTCTACCTGACGGACAAGCTCGACGGCGGCCCCTTCACCGCAGAGGACCAGGAGCTCGCTTCCGCCTTGGCGGCGGCTGCCGGCGTCGCAATCGAAAATGCCCGCCTGTACGAGGACACCCGACGCCGGCAACGTTGGCTGGAGGCCGGGCTGGAAGTCAGTGACCAGCTGAGTTCGGCGATGTTCCCCGGCGAAACCGACAACCTGGACCTCGTGGCCGAGCGGGCACTGACTGTCTCGGATTCGATCCTCGCCGTGATTGCCTACCCTGACGCCGACGGCATGCAACGGTGCCGCACCATGGTGGGGGCCCAGTCCCTTCCTGCCGGCCAGGAGCTGCCTGCGTCCAAGGCCATCGCCGACGTCCTGGAAACCGGGCTTTCCGCCCTCGTCAGGGACCCGTACGAGGTCTTTGGGCCGGGAACGGACGAGAAACTCGGCCCCCTGCTGGTGGCTGCCCTGGGACGGAAGAGCGGTGAACGCGGCCTGCTGATCCTGGCGCGTCCCCCGGGAGGTCCGTTGTACCTCCAATCGGACATCCAGTCCTGCGCCGTTTTCGCCTCCCGGGTTGGCCTGGCGCTCGGGCTGGCCAGGGCGCGGCGGCGGCGGGAAGAGCAGTTGCTGTCAATGGACCGCGACAGGATTGCGCGGGACCTGCACGATCTGGTGATCCAGCGGCTCTTCGGTGCCGGGCTGAGCATGCAGAGCCTGCGTCGCTATGTCCCGGACCCTGTGGCCCAGGAACGTATCTCTGCGGTGACAGCCGAATTGGACAGCACCATCCATGAGCTCAGGGACACCATTTACTCAATGCGGACCGGCCACGGCCTGAAGGAGCCGCTCACCGGCCTCATCATGCGGACCATTCACGAGGGGATCCGGAACTCCGACTTTTCCCCCAAGGTCCAGCTGACGGGACCGGTGGACGAAGCGGTGCCCGATGCCGTCGTCGAGCAGTTGCTGCCGGTGCTGTCCGAGGGACTGAGCAACGCCGTCCGGCACTCCGGGGCGGACGAAATCGAGATTTCGCTGACCGCCCGGCCCGACGGCGTGGAACTTCGGATTGCGGACAACGGCTGCGGGTTCGAAAATCCCGACCGCATCAGCGGCATCGCAAACATGAAGCACCGGGCCAGGGCACTGGGCGGCGAGTGCTCCATCACGAGCAGCCCCGGGCACGGCACCCGACTGACATGGACCGCACCGTCGAGATGA
- a CDS encoding NYN domain-containing protein: MAGSQQRNVAIFLDMENLFGGYKNDVTSVPLATVVRDIEKVVEDTGLGGQTALTRAYANWGRADMGGYRSQLLAHNIKPVQVFSFDQSSKNAADIELVVDALEVAADMPWIELFVVVSGDGDFVPLLRRLHALGKRSLVATTSQPKAGVVNKVLQSVADHFHVIDIPAPPAAAVVPAVKKPPASAKPCRKKTGGQHTELELYTASVHAFLKDDPSLWVKGLVNAPRLGQLLRDRWPNVTYRTFGYKTLKAFAEEGCGLKVTSKPVARAATDAKARAVPLAKR, encoded by the coding sequence GTGGCAGGGTCGCAGCAACGGAACGTCGCCATTTTCCTGGACATGGAGAATCTCTTTGGCGGGTACAAGAACGACGTCACGTCCGTACCGCTCGCCACGGTCGTGCGTGACATCGAAAAGGTCGTGGAGGATACGGGTCTTGGCGGGCAAACGGCACTGACGAGGGCATATGCCAACTGGGGCAGGGCAGATATGGGCGGCTACCGGAGCCAGCTGCTGGCCCACAACATCAAGCCCGTGCAGGTTTTCTCGTTTGACCAGAGCAGCAAGAACGCCGCGGACATTGAACTGGTGGTTGATGCACTGGAAGTGGCCGCTGATATGCCCTGGATCGAGCTCTTTGTGGTTGTCAGCGGAGACGGCGACTTCGTCCCGTTGCTCCGCCGCCTGCATGCGCTGGGAAAGCGTTCGCTCGTGGCCACCACGTCACAGCCGAAAGCCGGCGTCGTCAACAAGGTCCTGCAGTCGGTGGCCGACCATTTCCACGTCATCGACATCCCGGCGCCGCCTGCCGCCGCGGTTGTCCCGGCGGTGAAGAAGCCCCCGGCCTCGGCAAAGCCGTGCCGGAAGAAAACCGGAGGGCAGCACACCGAGCTTGAACTCTACACAGCCAGTGTCCATGCGTTCCTCAAAGACGATCCCTCCCTCTGGGTGAAAGGCCTGGTGAACGCTCCCCGCCTCGGCCAGCTCTTGAGGGACCGCTGGCCCAACGTGACCTACAGGACCTTCGGATATAAGACCCTGAAGGCATTTGCCGAGGAAGGCTGCGGGTTGAAAGTGACCAGCAAGCCTGTCGCCCGGGCGGCGACCGACGCCAAAGCGAGAGCGGTTCCCTTAGCTAAGCGGTAG
- a CDS encoding response regulator transcription factor, which translates to MLTVATDPAIDNTVVGGTRVYILDSHALVRTGLRELLEEAHFTVVGESGSASEASRRIPELCPDLVVIGAHLPDGTGIEVCREILADNPGVRCLLLSSYDDDHALSSAVLAGAAGYVLRQLPGTALVEGIRRVATGESLLEPGTERKVMESLYKAQANRGLSGLSSQELRVLALMAEGLTNSQISEETRFARTAVTIQVAGILAKLGFELRG; encoded by the coding sequence ATGCTCACGGTGGCCACTGACCCAGCAATCGACAACACCGTTGTTGGGGGAACGCGCGTATACATCCTGGACAGCCATGCGCTGGTCCGGACAGGACTCCGCGAGCTGCTGGAAGAAGCTCACTTCACGGTGGTTGGCGAGAGCGGATCCGCCTCCGAAGCAAGCCGCCGGATCCCGGAACTGTGTCCCGACCTCGTGGTGATCGGAGCCCATCTGCCGGATGGCACCGGCATCGAAGTGTGCCGGGAAATTCTCGCGGACAATCCCGGCGTCCGGTGCCTGCTCCTGAGCAGTTACGACGACGACCATGCACTCAGCAGCGCCGTGCTGGCGGGAGCAGCCGGCTACGTGCTCCGGCAGTTACCCGGAACCGCGCTGGTTGAGGGAATCCGCCGGGTGGCCACCGGCGAGTCATTGCTGGAGCCCGGCACCGAGCGCAAGGTAATGGAGAGCCTGTACAAGGCGCAGGCGAACCGCGGGCTCAGCGGCCTCAGCTCACAGGAACTGAGGGTTTTGGCCCTCATGGCGGAGGGCCTGACCAACAGCCAGATCAGCGAGGAGACGCGCTTCGCGCGGACTGCGGTGACGATACAGGTTGCCGGCATCCTGGCCAAGCTGGGCTTCGAACTGCGCGGCTAG
- a CDS encoding NAD-dependent epimerase/dehydratase family protein, which yields MRVAVTGGSGKLGRSVVRRLTEDGHDVLNLDRTGTRDRGFTEVDLRNYGQVLDVILGLDDRHEGFDAIVHLGAIPAPGLAPDAATFENNILATYNVFQAARRAGIKKVVYASSETVLGLPFDVDPPYIPVDEEYPARPESTYSLVKHLEEQMAIQLTRWDPELSITGLRFSNVMDPEDYEAFPSFDSDASLRKWNLWGYIDGRDGAQAVARALENGKPGFEAFIIANEDTVMSRSSASLAAEVFPDVKVVKELGEHETMLSIDKAKRLLGFAPEHTWRTYHSNRTTPTED from the coding sequence ATGAGAGTTGCTGTAACCGGAGGAAGCGGAAAACTGGGCAGGAGCGTGGTCCGCAGGCTCACCGAGGACGGCCATGACGTCCTGAACCTGGACCGCACGGGCACCCGGGACCGCGGTTTCACCGAGGTTGACCTGCGCAATTACGGGCAGGTCCTGGACGTCATCCTGGGCCTCGATGACCGCCACGAGGGCTTCGACGCGATCGTGCACCTGGGGGCCATCCCGGCTCCGGGCCTCGCGCCGGATGCGGCCACGTTCGAGAACAACATTCTCGCCACCTACAACGTCTTCCAGGCCGCACGCCGGGCCGGAATCAAGAAGGTGGTGTACGCCTCCAGCGAGACGGTGCTGGGGCTGCCGTTCGACGTCGATCCTCCCTACATCCCGGTGGATGAGGAATACCCGGCCAGGCCTGAAAGCACTTACTCGCTGGTGAAGCACCTGGAGGAGCAGATGGCCATCCAGCTGACCCGCTGGGACCCGGAACTGAGCATCACCGGCCTGCGGTTCTCCAACGTGATGGACCCTGAGGACTATGAGGCTTTTCCCTCCTTCGACTCCGACGCCTCCCTGCGGAAGTGGAACCTCTGGGGGTACATCGACGGGCGCGACGGCGCGCAGGCCGTGGCCCGCGCGTTGGAGAACGGCAAGCCCGGATTCGAGGCGTTCATCATTGCCAACGAAGACACCGTCATGAGCCGGTCCAGCGCCAGCCTCGCAGCGGAAGTCTTTCCGGACGTCAAGGTGGTCAAGGAGCTCGGCGAACACGAGACCATGCTTTCCATCGACAAGGCCAAGCGCCTCCTGGGGTTTGCCCCGGAGCACACATGGCGGACGTACCACTCGAACCGCACCACGCCCACCGAGGACTGA
- a CDS encoding DNA alkylation repair protein, which produces MGAMNELIDQAAVGRLVRVLADAAPGACWSNLGDAGSSLGNLSLRERTDHVSRGLLADFAAAASPADYSTAARVFRSALLDPGFTGWTLWPVTETAVTLALNSTRSADFEDCLQLLAELTPRLTGEFAIRRMLAADLDRALAVVLTWTAHPDQHVRRLASEGTRPYLPWAVRIPGLVQRPDATIPILDALYRDPHEYVRRSVANHLNDLARHSPEAVLAAAAGWTAAPDANTPWVVRHGLRTLVKKAHPGALALQGFAPASLSVSPPRLDRHTVALPADLAFEFEISNTGVDPARLAVDYIVHYMKANGSQTEKVFKLAALTLNPGETRTVSKRHAFRQMTTRVHHPGSHALELQINGVRYAHTQFLVEI; this is translated from the coding sequence ATGGGTGCCATGAACGAACTGATTGACCAGGCCGCCGTCGGCCGGCTGGTTCGGGTCCTCGCGGACGCCGCCCCCGGGGCTTGCTGGTCCAACCTCGGCGACGCAGGGTCTTCCCTGGGGAACCTGAGCCTTCGCGAACGCACCGATCATGTGAGCCGGGGACTGCTCGCCGACTTTGCCGCTGCCGCCAGTCCGGCGGACTATTCGACGGCGGCGCGCGTCTTCCGGAGCGCCCTCCTGGATCCTGGCTTCACCGGCTGGACGCTCTGGCCGGTTACGGAAACAGCGGTAACGCTGGCCTTGAATTCGACCCGGTCCGCGGATTTTGAAGACTGCCTCCAGCTTCTGGCCGAACTGACTCCGCGGCTGACCGGGGAATTCGCCATCCGGCGGATGCTGGCCGCCGACCTGGACCGTGCACTCGCCGTCGTCCTGACCTGGACCGCCCACCCTGACCAGCATGTGCGCCGCCTCGCCAGCGAAGGCACCCGACCGTATCTCCCGTGGGCGGTCCGGATTCCCGGCCTGGTCCAGCGCCCGGACGCCACGATTCCCATCCTGGACGCGCTCTACCGGGATCCACACGAGTACGTCCGGCGTTCAGTGGCCAATCACCTCAACGACCTGGCACGCCATTCTCCCGAGGCGGTGCTGGCCGCAGCTGCCGGCTGGACTGCCGCGCCGGACGCCAATACTCCGTGGGTGGTCCGGCATGGACTCCGCACCCTCGTGAAGAAGGCCCACCCGGGCGCACTGGCCCTGCAGGGGTTCGCTCCCGCGTCCCTCTCGGTATCCCCGCCGAGGCTGGACCGGCACACCGTGGCCCTGCCGGCGGACCTCGCCTTCGAATTCGAGATCTCCAACACGGGTGTCGATCCGGCCAGGCTCGCGGTGGATTACATCGTGCACTACATGAAGGCAAACGGCTCACAAACGGAGAAGGTCTTCAAACTGGCGGCCCTGACCCTGAATCCCGGCGAAACCCGGACAGTGTCCAAACGCCATGCGTTCCGCCAGATGACCACCCGGGTGCACCATCCGGGCAGCCACGCTCTGGAGCTCCAGATCAACGGCGTCCGGTACGCCCACACGCAGTTCCTCGTCGAGATCTGA
- a CDS encoding phosphoribosyltransferase, whose product MSIFEDRVEAGRRLGQRLEYLRGQNIVVLGLPRGGVPVAFEVATALDAPLDVIVVRKLGVPFQPELAMGAIGEGGARVLDKHIISRVGVTQAELDAVEDRERALLETRVARFRKGRTRADLRGRTAVIVDDGIATGSTARVACHIARQLGAARVILAVPVAPADTLADLTEPDEVVCLATPRQFTAVGYHYRDFSPTDDAEVVLLLDAAAKRLHSAQAVANGTAVDEDVQIEAGAARLQGHLYVPVEGAAVVVFAHGSGSSRHSPRNRFVASFLQRAGLGTLLLDLLTPAEELNRANVFDIGLLAGRLTGATEWLAGRPETARSRVGYFGASTGAGAALWAAAEPGARIGAVVSRGGRPDLAGDRLSAVRAPTLLIVGGADREVLELNRWAQALLRCPSQLSVVPGATHLFEEPGTLSEAAALARDWFLRYLQPGGDGAGD is encoded by the coding sequence ATGAGCATTTTCGAGGACAGGGTAGAAGCGGGACGGCGGCTGGGGCAGCGGCTCGAATACCTTCGCGGCCAGAACATCGTAGTTCTGGGGCTGCCCCGGGGCGGCGTTCCGGTGGCGTTCGAGGTGGCCACGGCGCTGGATGCACCCCTGGACGTGATCGTGGTGCGGAAGCTGGGCGTTCCGTTCCAGCCTGAGCTGGCCATGGGAGCCATAGGCGAGGGCGGTGCCCGGGTCCTGGACAAGCACATCATTTCCCGCGTGGGCGTGACGCAGGCAGAGCTTGACGCCGTTGAAGACCGGGAGCGCGCCCTGCTCGAGACGCGGGTGGCCCGGTTCAGGAAAGGGCGGACCCGTGCGGATCTGAGGGGACGCACCGCGGTGATCGTCGACGACGGCATCGCCACCGGCTCCACGGCCCGCGTTGCGTGCCACATCGCCCGGCAGCTGGGCGCCGCCAGGGTGATCCTGGCGGTTCCGGTGGCACCGGCGGACACGCTGGCGGACCTCACGGAACCGGATGAAGTGGTCTGCCTGGCCACGCCGCGCCAGTTCACCGCCGTCGGATATCACTACCGTGACTTCTCGCCGACTGACGACGCCGAAGTCGTGCTGCTGCTCGACGCGGCAGCCAAGCGGCTGCACAGCGCCCAGGCCGTAGCCAACGGGACTGCCGTCGACGAGGACGTCCAGATCGAAGCGGGAGCGGCGCGGCTCCAGGGGCACCTCTACGTGCCGGTGGAGGGCGCCGCCGTCGTGGTGTTCGCCCACGGCAGCGGCAGCAGCAGGCACAGTCCCCGGAACCGTTTTGTGGCGTCGTTCCTCCAGCGGGCGGGACTGGGAACCTTGCTGCTGGACCTGCTCACCCCGGCCGAGGAACTTAATCGGGCCAATGTGTTCGACATCGGGCTGCTTGCCGGCCGGCTGACGGGGGCAACGGAATGGCTCGCCGGACGGCCGGAGACCGCCCGGAGCAGGGTGGGGTACTTCGGTGCAAGCACGGGGGCCGGGGCCGCTTTGTGGGCTGCGGCGGAACCCGGCGCCCGTATTGGCGCCGTGGTGTCGCGGGGCGGCCGTCCGGATCTCGCCGGTGACAGGCTCTCAGCCGTCCGTGCCCCCACGCTCCTGATAGTGGGCGGGGCGGACCGGGAGGTCCTGGAACTGAACCGCTGGGCCCAGGCACTGTTGCGCTGTCCCAGCCAGCTGTCCGTGGTTCCGGGGGCCACGCATCTTTTCGAGGAACCCGGCACGTTGTCGGAAGCCGCGGCGCTGGCCAGGGACTGGTTCCTCCGCTACCTTCAGCCGGGCGGGGACGGGGCCGGCGACTGA
- a CDS encoding phosphatase PAP2 family protein codes for MTEDRSRKSPHWWRVFHDKFVVEERFMSADSRKNLYRIAVTLMIVGAVLFSLALTGVLGKDGLTFMDEPVRAWLVTQRSEPLTAVMIFLAIVFGPVALPIIVLVVTVAWGIAAKHAWRPMLLAGAMLTGVALAQIIGRSVGRQRPPLDLMLFGPDVTFSFPSGHVLGACDFLLVTTFLIFSRRQSTWPAVAAFALAVFGIFLASISRLYLGYHWVSDALASLFISFVVLGAVIALDTWRTARIPGEQITGELSKADTVES; via the coding sequence ATGACTGAAGATCGATCACGGAAATCGCCCCACTGGTGGCGGGTCTTCCACGACAAATTCGTGGTCGAAGAGCGGTTCATGAGCGCTGACTCCAGGAAGAACCTCTACCGCATCGCAGTGACCCTGATGATTGTTGGCGCGGTGCTGTTTTCGCTCGCCCTGACCGGGGTGCTCGGAAAAGACGGCCTTACCTTCATGGACGAGCCGGTCAGGGCGTGGCTTGTCACCCAGCGGTCGGAGCCGCTCACCGCCGTCATGATCTTCCTTGCGATCGTGTTCGGGCCAGTGGCGTTGCCGATCATCGTCCTGGTGGTCACCGTGGCCTGGGGCATCGCCGCCAAGCACGCCTGGCGGCCCATGCTGCTGGCCGGGGCAATGCTCACCGGAGTTGCGCTCGCCCAAATCATCGGGCGGTCGGTCGGACGGCAGCGGCCGCCGCTGGACCTCATGCTGTTCGGTCCGGACGTCACCTTCTCCTTCCCCTCCGGGCACGTGCTCGGTGCTTGCGACTTCCTGCTGGTCACCACGTTCCTGATCTTCTCGCGACGCCAAAGTACCTGGCCGGCGGTGGCCGCCTTCGCCCTGGCCGTTTTCGGGATTTTCCTGGCATCCATCAGCCGGCTCTACCTCGGCTACCACTGGGTCAGCGACGCCCTGGCCTCTCTGTTCATCTCCTTCGTCGTTCTGGGCGCCGTCATCGCCCTGGACACGTGGCGAACGGCGCGCATCCCGGGAGAACAGATCACCGGTGAATTGTCCAAGGCCGATACGGTGGAAAGCTAG